Below is a genomic region from Aminiphilus circumscriptus DSM 16581.
AAACAGCTCATCGAGGCATTGCAACAGCACCTCCAGCTCCGCCAGTCGATCCTTGAAACGGTGAACTGAACCGGAAGCTACGAGCGCGCTCTTGTTCCCGAGGCAGAGAAAACCTTTTCCGGCTCTGCCATCCGTAACAGCGTGCCTTGCGAAAATCGACCATCCACAGAAGAACGCCGGTCCTTTGAGACCGGCGTTCTTTCTGTTCCACGGAGCACTTCGAAAATTCCAATGACCTCCAGGAAAAGAAACTCCTGAGAAGCTTCCTCGCACAACTCCCACCGGATCATTTTTTCAGGAACAGCGCCACCGGAAGAAGAAGCAGCACCAAGCCCGGGGCCATGCCCATGTCACATCCGCCGCCACCGCCACCTCCCCCATGAGTGGGAGAAAGAGTAGGCGTGATGGTTCCCGTCACCGTCGGCGTGACCGGCACATCCTCGAACGTCGTGAAGGCCTTGAGACAGACGTTCGTGTTCGCCATGGCCGTCGTCATGTCGGTCCAGGTCGTTCCCGCAGCGCTGACGTAGCTCTGGTCCGCCAGAGCCGACGCCTTGTCACTGTAGTCGACCTCGGGGTTCTCGATGGGGATGGGGAAAGTATACCCCGGCGTGGTCAGCTCCACCACCACGGCGAAGCGCGTCCCCACAGGGAGCACCACGTCCTGGGGAAGTCTCACCGTGTGATATCCGGGGACTTGGAGCGTTCCCGTGTGCACCAGTTGCCGCGTTCCGCTCATGGGATTTCCCGCAATGCCACCGGTCCAGATCTCGATGCGGAATGTTGCATTCGCCGCCATGGCATAGAAGGCCACGGCCTTCAACACCTCCTGGGTCGCCGCCGAGGCTCCCAGCACAACACCATGAGAGGTGAAGACATTGGCGAACCAGCCCGTCTCGCTGGTATATCCATATCCCGTGACCCGGCCCAATGGGTCATAATCGTAGATCCTGTCGAAATTCGTCTTGTCCGCGCCGACAAAGACCGCAGGGTACCCCAGAGTGGGCTCCGCATACGAAAGGTAGAAGTACCCCGACGCACCCCAGCTCGTGCCCCAGCTGTTCTTCACGATCCACGCACCGTTGGAGCCGGGATCGGTGCCGAAGTTCGTCGCCGCGTAGGCATCGTCCCAGCCCACGATGGTGACGATGTGTCCGCCTCCGGTCGAGGTGGCATTATAGTACGCGTTGGTCGCGCTGTTGAATGCCGCGTCGTCCCAGAGGATGCGGACGGCCACGGCACCGTAGGCGAGGATGGCGCCTTTCACCGTCGCCGCATTGAAGGCGGCACCGAGGTAATACACATGCTCCAGATGCTTCGCCACGGGGTCCGTCGCCAAGGGTCGGCTGGCATCAGGCCAAGGTTTGACGTTCTGATAGGGGCGGTCCGCCTCGTCCACCGCGCCGGACCATCGGGCGAGGAGTGCCGTGGCCTGCCACACATTGCCTCCTTGGTCAAAAATCGGATCTTTACCAGCCTCGACGACATCCTGCGTGAAAGACGGCTTGGACAAACTCTCGTCCTGGTACACGAAATAGGCAAGATGCCACTCGGAGAAATCCTCCACGTCCCCCGTGGCCTTTTTGAACGTGGACTCCAGAGACGCCATTGTTCCGAAAGCCCAGCACGTGCCGTAGGGGTTCTGATCCCGCACCGCCGTGACGTAGCCGTAGGTGCGCAAATCGTAGGCGTCGGGGGTGACCTTCTCGTGCAACCCTGGAAACACAATGGTCGAGGGATCGATATGGGAAAGATCGGTCGGCGCCGGGCGATATCCGAGGGGATGGCCGCTTTCCGTCCGGGTCTTCAGCAAGGCACCGGCGGCCACCTGCTGTCGGTACGCGAGATAGTCGGGATTCAGCGGAGCAACCCTGCCCACATCCGCAAAAACCGGAGTGACAAAGGCAAGAATCAGAACCCCCAGAAGAATAAGAACAGGGGCACATCGTGTTTTACACAGGCAGACA
It encodes:
- a CDS encoding lectin like domain-containing protein, with amino-acid sequence MLKTRTESGHPLGYRPAPTDLSHIDPSTIVFPGLHEKVTPDAYDLRTYGYVTAVRDQNPYGTCWAFGTMASLESTFKKATGDVEDFSEWHLAYFVYQDESLSKPSFTQDVVEAGKDPIFDQGGNVWQATALLARWSGAVDEADRPYQNVKPWPDASRPLATDPVAKHLEHVYYLGAAFNAATVKGAILAYGAVAVRILWDDAAFNSATNAYYNATSTGGGHIVTIVGWDDAYAATNFGTDPGSNGAWIVKNSWGTSWGASGYFYLSYAEPTLGYPAVFVGADKTNFDRIYDYDPLGRVTGYGYTSETGWFANVFTSHGVVLGASAATQEVLKAVAFYAMAANATFRIEIWTGGIAGNPMSGTRQLVHTGTLQVPGYHTVRLPQDVVLPVGTRFAVVVELTTPGYTFPIPIENPEVDYSDKASALADQSYVSAAGTTWTDMTTAMANTNVCLKAFTTFEDVPVTPTVTGTITPTLSPTHGGGGGGGGCDMGMAPGLVLLLLPVALFLKK